The Triticum urartu cultivar G1812 chromosome 5, Tu2.1, whole genome shotgun sequence genome contains the following window.
AGGTTTTGTTCACGTGCGTTGCCCACAATTACGTGGTACCTTAATACAGTAGTGGTGTGTCCAGAAAATCAAATAATATTATTACTCTGGATTCATTTTGGAGCTGGATTTTGTAACTTATTATAATTATTATTTTGTATGTGTTTTGATTCTATGCAGGTTTGGCGGGTAATTCGTCTTACCGGAGTTCGAAGTTTGTTAGCAGGAATTATTGGGTCTGGATAGCTGCCTTCAAGCGGTGGTGTAGTGTTGGACATTGAAATCAGCTAGTAGTGCATTTCCAAAAATGCTTATAGCGCCTTCTAGATATGCTATGTTTTGATATTAAGCTTTGTTATTTTTTCCAAATCAGGCTAGATTGTTGTTACACTGTATTGTCATGTAAACAGTTGCTATTTTTTGAATGAATATAATTTGGGTTTCCTATTGTAAATTGTGTTGCATTGAGAAAACAACCTGGACAAAAAGGGGGCTAATCGGTTGGGACTAAAAAAACAGGTGTGCTAATAGCAGGATGGAGATAAAATTGTCCACCAAAAATATTGGGCCAATTGGGCTGGTTACAACATGGGCCATGTTATCCTCCACGTCAGATCCACGTAGACGCCTTGTTAGGTCCATGTTGCAGCCACGTCATGTAAATCGGTGACAGTCTGTTCCGTCACAGCCTAGTTTGGGCTTGGCGGGCCTGGGGCAGATCCATGACGGCCAAGGACCGTCATGGAAGGCGCGATGTCAAATTATGACGTGatatacatgacggatttcaGATCCGTCAAGGATGGGCACACATGACAGTTTTTGCCTGATCTGTGACGGACTAGGACCGTCATGTATTAACAAGTTTCTTGTAGtgtataatagcatggaacaataaaaaattatagatacgttggagacgtatcagagcttatcaaccttccgaactagacgcctccgcctcctcctcctcctccagcgagtcagggcactccgcctccttctccggcgagtgatcagggcactcagcctccttctccagcacgtggcggcactccgcctccttctccgcctgcaccggcgcgcccgagcagccaacctcctccttctccacctcgccagcaagggcggaagagactcgccgccgctccggctgctccggcgcgtcgtagtccttctcctccgccttgTAAGCAACGAAAGAAGACATCCacagccgctccgtctgctctggcgtctagcagtacaaccagaggcgggaggcaatacagattcggtccatctctcaagcctctagagaagttaccatacgagaggaccgcGGAGGAAACCGCGAAGATCGTGGAAACCGAAGTGAAGGACTTCTTTGATCGGGTGAAAgaaaagaaacatccacctctgGAGGAGAAGATAGGTCCGGTGAAATTAAAGCGCACTATCGATGCCCTGAAGAAACCACCAAAGTATCCGCCGAAAACAAACTATGagcactgagggagtcctggattagggggtctccggacagccagactatatcccttggctggactgttggactatgaagatacaagattgaagacttcgtgtGTCTGAatgagactctacttggcgtggaaggcaagctaggcaatacagatatgtatatctcctccttttgtaatcgaccttgtgtaaccctagccccctccggtgtctatataaaccggagggttttagtccgtaggacaacatacaatcataccataggctagcttctagggtttagtctctttgatcttgtggtagatcaactcttgtactactcatatcatcaagaacaatcaagcaggacgtaaggtattacctccataaagagggctcgaacctgggtaaacatcgtgtcccctgcctcctgttaccatccgccttagacgcacagttcgggacaccctacccgagatccaccggttttgacaccgacaagcacATTACTGAAAAGGTATAtatcgaagcggagcggtcgggaagtactatcATTGATCGAAGGTTAGCAGAACGTCGAGCTGGGAAAAatattgcccagctcggcgaacaagcaaaccaatcgtgccccccgctcaaggtgtctagcgatatcgttGCTAATGATCAGAGGATGGTGCCCGATTATACCAATCTTgaagattacctgcccgacgatgtacattatgaattCTTGGAGCTGGACGAACACAAATACCATTACGGGAaacctctcgtcaaagatgaaaaatctctaacaacgatgatgtgaagattgcatgattggtacatgaaaacctgcagagagtctggcAGGATGaatactttgacgctgagagttaaagaggagcatgACCTCATTGGAATTGATCTTTTgtctattccatttgaggagttcttccagtttttcaatcaaaaggccctcgataaattaacggtcacttgctactgtctgtaagtactacttctatcattaagtctctatatatagcttagctctttcattgcatgtatttataattatcctcactatattatgcataTTGAAGATCGTCGAGTGCAGAAAAGCAGAAATATATGATATTTGGTTCATTAACAGAAATCTCATAGATGAATATATTGTTAAAAAGAATGCCAAAgaagccgaggccaacttgctcaaatcgttggtaataaatcaaaacaaagataaaacactctttccttacaacttcaagtgagtgttactgtcttgtgcatattcggtttcccttactcgaggttatagtaatgtaattaattgatgagttatgcatgcgtgcgcagcttccactatattctcctggagattaagcttgagcagggactagtaatcgtcttagactcgagacgaaaagatcccgagacctatgcggacatgactaaaattctcaacaagtaagttcaatcgatcattatcgcaccatattggcaactttttgttcatttcctgatatctcAAGTAATAATTATTATCTTTATCTTGCAGGGTTTGGAAAAAGTTCACCACAAAAGCTCCGGGATTGCCGAGGGAGCTGCGATATacatacccgaaagtaagtactactagctAGCTACTTCCGCGCATCTCCCGTTGATTCTAGCTACTTTCATCGATGccatttataatgcttcattatcagtttgattgacctctatttctcgtaaagtgcttgtggcagaaacaagggaatgattactgtggatactacgtgtgcgaattcatctacaacgcgacttgcaaaaataagcggggctactctcaaagacaatttgatgtgcgtaagcaataatattcacaatttcattttattacaccatcatttctgttgagtttcattcatatatatgtattaacccccttcttcaaattagacgtGGCAGATGCGGAATGAACTTCTATTAGAAGATCGCatgaaagcaattcaagaggaattggcgggatttttttttgaccacgtcatcaataaagcCGAAGAATAGAAGCTGAGTTCTTATATAATTAGGggagattatattgtaagagatcttaatattgtatatatgtagccagtagcgtcggatagatatacgaaaacttTTTGTTCGCGCAATCTCTcagagaaggagaggtcgatatcacttctctcgaTATGCATGACGAACTTAtgtacttaatggtttccttcatttgcttactagctagcgtgtcgagggactctctatacgtatagtacgtagcatcgaccaagcacggagataagagaggacacttctctctattaattaattagctacctaacacaatatatgaaacaccttaattaaccatacaaaaccctcaaccccccccccccttgagaaaaaaacaaaaactctagCCCCTGAaaagctgacgcgtggatgccttttggtcccggttggtgccaccaatcgggaccaaaggccctcctgcctgggctcgccgcagcggccacatggaggcccatctgtcccggttcgtataagaaccgagactaaaggcctagggctttagtaacgaccctttagtcccggttcctaaaccgggacagatgggccttacgaaccgggacaaatggccctttttctactagtgtaaccAAAAGGAAAGGAGACAAGAAAGGTGAGAAGCGAGTTGGGGCATTAGTAAACCCGTTACAGGTGCTTGTCGTCAAAACACCTACCATGGGGCAAAAACCTATTAATACCAGCAAACATGAGATAAGTATCAAATAGTCTAGACGTCAACAACAATGGACTACAACAACCAACTCAGGGGCGTCAAATCTTAGTGAGAGCACCTAAGAAATAACGAAAATCACAGATCGCCAAAGCACAATTACAAGCTTCATCTGCGTGAAAACATCAGCAACATATTAGATCAAGAGCCTACCATAAGAAGCAAACCGATCCTCCAATGAGGAAGCCACCTGAATCGCCCTCTTCAATCTAGCCTAAAAAGAAAATATATGTTCCATCTTCATTAGCCCTGTATAATATAGCATAAAGGCACACACATTGAAGACAACTTCTAACGAGGAGCGCACAATGTGCCCCTCTTGTTATGGGTACACCAAATACCCCAGCAAACATCACCATGTAAATATTTCTTGCCACTAGGGAGGAAACGATACAACCATGAACAACTTTGCCAAAGGAATTTGGGGCAACACGAAGCACCCAGAGTCAAACCAAAAAAACCAAACTAAACGAGCAAAAAGACAAGTGAAAAATAAGTGGCTACCAATTTTAGCAGTGGCAGAGCTAGATAAAATCTATCCGGGGAGGGAGGGCAAAGATGGATATGAGGGGGGGGGCACACCTTCAACTCAACACATAGCTTCGCCTCTACATTGCAACaaccttccttagcttcttgaatAAGTGGCCCAACTAGAAAGAGGTTCTTGGCAAATTATCATCGCTTTACAGTTGAGCTCAACAATTAGTTTTGGGACGTCTATTTCCACCTCTAATTTCATCAGTCTGTCAGCTGCAACATCACAACATTGGCAGGTACTATCAAtgcacatggcaacattattacTACAAGAAAGAAGGGAAACGTAACAATAGATACCATTGCCATAGTGGCCATCAGCACGCAACAAAGAAGGAACTGGTTTGCTTTCACAAACTCAGTAATAATGTACAATTTTAATTTACCCAGGGTTATTAGAATGTCAAATAGCAAGGGGTAAGGACCATTAATGAATATCATTCTACAACATTCTTTTGTGGAGCATATATTGAACGATGTCGTGGCTCTCGAAACAACATTAGATTTACAAGCATAACTTACCTCCgccaaaagaagaaggaagagtTGCTTGAAACAGAGGTCATGGGCAGTTGAAGATACTACAACCTGTTTGGTACCCCTTTTGGACAGAGAAATGTGAGTTTCATAAGGGTGTTACATGGAGAGATTAGGCGCAACAGATTTATATTCCCTATAGTCTTTTTTACTTCGCATATAGATCTGTCTGAAGTAAAACTTCATAAAGTTTAACCAATTTtataaagaaaaaaaatcaacattcacaatatgaaatcaatatctTGTGtgtcatgaatttaatttttaaATTGCATAACTTTAGTATTATAGATGTTGATATATTTTTatataaatacggtcaaacttTCTGAAGTCTGGCTTCAGACAGATTATTCTGGTCTGATGTGAGTGCGTGCCACAAATCGATGGAAGTTGGCCCCCTCAACTTCATTtatcttttgttccaaaaaaagcTCTCATTTCCTTTTAAAAAGGATTATACTGGCGTCAGATACGAGCACATGACATTTCTGAACGTTTTCGACGCCAAGTTTAGTGACATGAGGATGGCAAGTTTATTTGCCAAGCATAGCAACTTTTGTGTTTTAGTTTTTTTTATAGAAACTTGCACCGTGTCACTGGAAATTTGTCATCCTTGCGTGGCTGAAATTGCCATCGAAAACGACAGAGCTGGAGTGCCATGCACCTGACGTGTGGCACTTATCATTTGTGTTAAAAAAACTCCCATTTTCTTTTTCATTTATAAACCCTGGTTTCCCGTTCAACAGTGGGTCCTAATTGGAGGTTTCTCAAGATCACGCGGAGAACACAACGGCCAAGTTGCCCACGCAAGTTTCATTCCCCCTGTGGCACACAGCTGTCCGGTCTCCATTCCCAAAGCCATTCCCCTGCCTAAAAACCTCGAGCGAGAAAATCCAAAATCCCGGACCAACGAACCAGCCCCTCGTGTGTGTGTCGCAGGAATCAAAGACACGCGGCCGCCGCGCCGTCCCCGCTTCTAGAACCTTCTGGATCCCGCGGGGAGGGAGGGAGCCCCGTCGTTCTTCGCCCGCGCCAGGGGTCGCTGAGCTCCCGACGGCCGGCCTCTGATGGCGTCGGGCGCCGCCAGGTCGTCGCGGTCGCGCCCCGCCGGCCACTCCGGCGTGCTCCCGGCGGGCgccgcggcggcgggcggcgtcggcgtcggcgCCGGGGTGCAGCTCGCCGACAAGCTCAAGATCTTCAAGACCGACAAGTTCGACCCCGACTCGTACGTGCAGTCCAAGTGCCAGACCATGACCGAGAAGGTGAGCGAGTCAGTGCCTCATGGGAGAGACCGCCCGCCGGGAAGTTTTTTCTTCCGTGTTCCGCGAGATAGTAGTAGTACTTTCTTATCTGTCGATGCGAGTTCCTCCTGGTAGAAATCGCCATCGATCGCGCTGCCGCTGCGTTGTGCAGGACATGATCCAGGGGGGAGACGAGTTTTTTTTCTTGGTTTAGTGCCCTAGTGGAGCAGCTTTGGAGGAGGCACCACCGAAGCAGAGAGGGATGCCGTGCTGCTCCTCATGGGGTAATCCGCGGGCGGGCACGTGTGTTGGTTTGGAGCTGACGGTTAGCCCTGCCTGGCTAAAAATGGAAAAGGGAATGCAACTTCTTACCTAATTATTATGCGTTACCTTTCGATTCTGCAGCTGTTCTGTGAGAAACTCTGTTTCTATCACGCGTTAGGATCCTGTACCTATTGGCTATTGTTATGGGTTGGGGCCACTGTTGGATGCTTAACAGATACTGTAGTACTTTCTTAACGCAGCCAAATTTGGATGTTGGATGTTTTTGGTCAACTGAAGGTAGACCTCGGAAACAAATGACAGTTTATGATTCCCCCGTTACTGGGTTATCTGATCGACTCCTCCCATAAGTTTAGTGAACAATCTTGATTCTTAGGTAACATCAGGTTTTGTGAATGAACACTTTGTTGCTGGACTAACGTATGGACTATGGAATGTTCTACTCTTGCAACTGCACCATGTCATGCACATGTGCTTCTTACGGCCATTTCTAGTGGTGGCGCTTTGATGTCTATTATTGTTCACCAAACGCTTTGGAAAATGAACCATGCCTCATGTTttcataatttgtgccaggaaaTAAGGCACCTGTGTTCCTATCTGCAAGATCTAAAGAAGGCTTCTGCTGAAGAGATGCGCACAAGTGTATATGCTAACTATGCTGCATTCATCAGGTGCGTTCAAGTGTATACACTTAATTACTCCCTCTCTCTCAGTTTACAGGGCGTGCGCGTACCCCTAGGTCGtcaatttgaccaacctaatacaagtcatatattacaaaaaatatacaaTATAAACTTGAAATGTTCTATTTTCAAACAGTATAATTTTTGTGTTCTATAGTTTATATTAGGGTGATAAAATTGGCAACCTAGGTATACGCGCATGACTTGTAAACTGAAACGGAGGAAGTATGTTCTATTTGTCATGCGTGAAGTCAACTGTTGATATTTAATCTCAACCAACAGAGTATCTTCCTGGAATGCGGAGTATTGTGCCTGATAAATTACCCCCCTCCTCCTATTTCCATTTCTCTGAAATGGTTTGTGCCCTAGCATATCCTGCTGCTAATAGTCTCTCAAGTTCTGCACGGTCAATACAACTATATGCCTAACAGAACTTCTTGGATGAAAGAACCACATTCCATGTTTCCAATGAATATTTGGGAACGACATGAAGCCAGCAATTTCTTAATAGCAGTTCTTCTATTGTTCTGAGTGGATGGTGTTTCTTATTTTCTTGTCCATTTACGGCAACATCCTATTCATAAATCATGAATTTATATGGCATGCATTATATTTTTACACTTGAGAAATTTCTTATTATTGCTATTCTGTCACCTCCCAACTTCCGTGTTCTTCCTTCCTACTACCCATGACTTTGAAAAACAATGTCTGAAAACTACTCTCCTGGTTATCAGAACATCAAAGGAGATATCTGAACTTGAAAGGGAGCTGCTATCTATCAGAAATCTGCTAAATACAGAGTCAGCTCTAATTCATGGTTTATCCGAAGGGATTCAGATTGATTCCTTGATTATGGGACCTGAAGATTCCGCAGAAGAGAACATCTCCACTGTTGAATACCAGGAGCTTTCAGAAATACAGAAATGGCATATAGATTTTCCCGACAAGCTTGATGTTTTGCTAGCTGAGAGAAGAGTGGATGAAGCACTGGATGCCCTGGATGAAGCAGAAAGAATTGCTGTTGATGCAGAAAAGCAACAGACTCTTGCCACAGCTGACATTGTTGCTTTGAAGGAGATTATCTCTGATAATCGTCAAAAGTTGTCAGATCAGCTTGCTGAAGCTGCCTGCCAGTCTTCTACTTGTGGCATTGAACTTCGTGCTGCAGCTTCTGCTCTCAAGCGACTTGGTGATGGACCTCGTGCTCATAGTTTGTTGCTCAGTGCACATAACCAAAGGCTTCAGTCCAAAATACAAACAACACGTCCGTCTAGCACAGGACATAGTGTGGCTTACACCGCGTCTCTTGCAAAGCAAGTTTTCTCTGTCATAGCTAATGCTCTCAGTGACTCTATGGAAGTGTTTGGTAATGAACCATCTTATGCCTCTGAACTAGTTACTTGGGCTACTAAGCAGGCAATGGAGTTTACCTTGCTTGTAAAGAGGCATGCTTTAGGCTCTTGTGCAGCTGCTGGGGGCTTAAGAGCTGCTGCCGAGTGCGTTCAGATAGCACTTGGTTATACCTCCTTGTTAGAAGCTCGTGGTCTGTCACTTTCAGCAGTTCTGTTGAAACAGTTCAGACCCTGTGTTGAGCAAGCATTAGATTCCAATTTGAGGAGAATCGAAGAGAGTACTTCTGCATTAGCGGCAGCTGATGACTGGGCACTAATCTATCCTCCAACTGGTATAAGAACATTTGCTAGAGCATCTGCTGGTAATTTGGCACTCCAGCCGAAGCTCTCGAGCAGTGCCCATCGGTTCAATTCAATGGTTCAGGTAACTATCTATTTATTGTCAGATGATTCAACTTTCAAGCTACATTAATTGGGGTATCTTTGTCCCGCCCTTTAAGCATATGGCAGCTGATTAATTATTATGTTTTGCTTCGAGAGACACTATTAATATGATTTAATAATTCTTTTACAATATAATTACTGTGCTCTGTTTTTGTAGAATTCATATGCGATGATAATTAATGGTATTTTTTGCAGGATTTCTTTGAGGATGTTGGGCCACTGCTTAGCTTGCAGTTGGGTGGTTCTACAATGGATGGGCTTCTGAAAATATTCAGTACATATGTCGATTTGCTCGTGAGTGCACTGCCAGGCTCAATGGATGATGAAGCAAATTTGGAAGGTTTAGGAAATAAGATTATTCGCATGGCAGAGACTGAGGAGCAGCAATTAGCATTGTTAGCCAATGCATCCTTACTTGCTGAGGAGTTGTTACCTAGAGCAGCTATGAAGCTCTCATCTGTAAACCAGGCCAGCATGGGTAGTATGCGTATAAGGGGTCCAGACAAGCAAAACCGTGCAGAGCAACGTGAATGGAAAAGGAAGCTGCAACATATGGTGGATAAACTTAGAGATAGTTTCTGCAGGCAGCATGCTCTTGATCTTATATTCACAGAAGAAGGTGACACCCATCTCAGTGCAGAAATGTACATCAATATGGACAATAATGCTGAAGAGACAGAATGGGTTCCATCTCTAATTTTTCAGGTACTACAAGTTTCTGCCCTTAAAAACTTGATCGATAAACCTTAGGTTTAATATTAGTTTGAAGAACATGGTCCACCATGGTAAGTGTCGTCATGCTGGCTATTGTATCTTCTGTTGAATTTTATTTTTGGCAAGACCACCTTCCATAGAATGTTGATTCTTGATAGATTTTAGTGGCGGTTTGACTCTTAATGATAGTTGTACGGTGAATAAGTCTATTATGCATGAATCTGTGATCCAGTGATACTTTCTGTGCTTGTATATATAGTAAACGCATTGTATCTAGTCCTAGATGTTACATTTTTATTGTGTGTTTAGCCTTATGTTAGGATAAACAACCTAATTGTAAACAAATCATATTTGAAATTTATCAAGGCAAAATATTACTTCTAGTTCTGTTTTGGTGAGCTGCTTATCCGTCTGTTTTACAAATATCTTTGGAAGGAAAGATGAATCTCGAGAAAATTTGTTACCTTAATGACTTACAGAAATGCTAGCCATTTGAAAGTGTTTGGAATTGGGTAGAGTAGTGTTTTGCCAGATTTCAGATAACAAGTCATGAGGCTTGAGTGGTCAGCTGCACCTCGTCTAGTATTTCCTTCTGCGGTATCTCATCTGCAGTCCACATTGCAGGAATTATACACAAAACTGAACAGGATGGCGAGCATCGCCGCAGAGATGTTTGTTGGCAGGGAAAGGTTTGCTACGTTGCTGATGATGCGGCTGACTGAAACAGTCATACTGTGGCTCTCGGATGACCAGAGCTTCTGGGAGGAAATCGAAGAGGGGCCAAGAGCCCTTGGCCCCCTTGGACTTCAGCAGGTAAGCTCCTTTTGTGCCTCATAATATTACGCTAGTACCATTTTTTTTAAACATTTTTCTTTCCCAGTTCTACCTGGACATGCAGTTTGTCATCCTTTTCGGGCAAGGCCGGTTCTTGTCCCGGCACGTGCACACTGTCATACTGAACATAATCGATAGAGCGATGGCAGCATTCTCTGCTACTGGATTGGATCCTGATAGGTAAATTTTAACTGTTTATCCAACTTCAACATTCCATCCCAGTGACCCAGTGTCTAATACAATCTGTTCAAGCCAGTTAAATTTGAGATACTAGCACTTGTGTCTGAATCTGACATAGCAGCATTGCCAATCTCTGCTGCAGCGCGCTTCCGAGCGACGACTGGTTCATTGAAATCGCGCAGGACAACATCAGCAGGATCAGCGGGAAGGCCCGGGCCGGCAACTCGGAGAGGGAGGTGCACAGCCCGACGGCCTCTGTCTCGGCGCAGTCTGTGTCGTCGGCCAGGTCCCACGGCAGCTCCTAGCTCGCATCATCTTCAGTATACAGGTCCTTGCAGTATAGGTGTACGTGTGTAAGCAGTACGTGTTCCTCTTTATCTGTATATATCCATTCTCTGCTGTATCTGTGTCCGGTCTGTGATCTGTTGTGCAGCTAGCTAGTTGTGATTGTAGCCCAGTGAGTATAGAGTATATAGACTGTATAGTATAGATAAAGAAATAATTTGCATTGGAATCGCATAAGAAGAGGAAAATATATGTTCCTCTGTTGAATCATCAATCGTTCAAATGTTCAGAGCTAAGGTTTGTATATTTTTCGCAAAAAGAGAGCCAAGTTTTCTTTTTCTGCAGCGAAAGAGAGGTTTTCATTTTCTGAGGAAAAGAGAGTTAAAGTTTGTATATTCAGCATGGACTGGAAAACAGGCCTACTCGGCTCAATTTCCTAGCCTATTTTCTTGTCAAGCTATCAAAACTTCGCATATTTGATACATCTCATGCGGACCAACTTGTGGTAGGATGATTAGGAAGATAGTGTCTTAGACTAGACACCGGTGCtcgcatttttctggatttattatATGCCTTCATTTTCTTGGATCTATTCTAGGCCTTCCAGTGTTGTGCATTCAGTGGGAGCAGACGTTCTTATCGACTATGAAAGCATCTATGATGACATCGTCAATCTTAAGATGATGTACCGACTTAGTTTCTCGGAGGTGCTCGGGTAGAGTGCTTATATGTGTTCATAGGGTTAAGTGTATGTGCGTAGATATGCGTTGTGTGTTTGTACTATGTTattaaagaaaaagaaaagttCTTATTTATGGCTTAAAAAACCAGCCACCAAACCGGCGGTCCGGTCGGTGAAAACCTGAACGGAGGACCCCAGTGATCTGGTTTTTAAAACTGTGGCATTCAGTTTCGTGCACTAATCAGTAGAACCAAAAGAGAAGGTTGGACACTTCAACGGTATGCTTGTGTTCCCGCCAACAAGAAAAAAAACCCGGCATGCTTGTGTATGTGGTGAGCACTTCATGACATGAGTGCGCGTGGTTCAGTTCACCTTCCAATCAATTGGAGAAGAGACAAGAAACCTCTTTGGCCGACCGGGTCTCCTCCGCTCTCCACCAACCAAAAATCTTCGTCACCCTGGCTCGCACGTCAAGCCACTGTTGTTCGTCACTGATGGCGATGATGAACACGCGACCAGTCTCCAGTCGCCAAAGCACTAGGATTTGAAAGCGTCTTGCAAAAAAGAATCTAGATGATTGGCGCCAAACACCAACCGCAGCTAACAAATTAGCCAGGGCGACCGTGGCAAAAAAGGCGTCGATAACGCGTGCGTGGATTCCGTGCTCCCGGTTGGACTTTGCACCAATTAgtttagaaaaaaataaaatccGAAGACATATActttaaaatttcaaaaaaatcttGAAACAAGTATGTCAATTACATTTGCGTGTGAAAATGTGTTAGTTCATGTTCTTCAACAAGTGATAAAAAATTGTGCCTACGAGCAAACCACTTTACTGCACCGAATTTGTTATTTTTTCACGAGGCACAAAAATTCATGTAATTGCACCAAACGTAAAGCTTTGTTTGCAAAACTTTGtgtattttttatttttgtaGAAAACACAAAAAAATGGGAATTTTCGTTGGTCATGGCGTGTGTCCCCGATTAGTTACCGATGACGATGCACGGAAACTTCCAACAAGACATGTCCACGTCTCGGTACGAAATGAAGGGATACTTTAGTGAGCTTTTGAACCCTTCAACCCCTTTGACATTTGTTCCCTCCCTTCATCCCAACTCTTCTCTCCCGTGTTATATATACACCCATCCCCGATCATCCACACCACAGTACCA
Protein-coding sequences here:
- the LOC125511035 gene encoding exocyst complex component EXO84B-like; translation: MASGAARSSRSRPAGHSGVLPAGAAAAGGVGVGAGVQLADKLKIFKTDKFDPDSYVQSKCQTMTEKEIRHLCSYLQDLKKASAEEMRTSVYANYAAFIRTSKEISELERELLSIRNLLNTESALIHGLSEGIQIDSLIMGPEDSAEENISTVEYQELSEIQKWHIDFPDKLDVLLAERRVDEALDALDEAERIAVDAEKQQTLATADIVALKEIISDNRQKLSDQLAEAACQSSTCGIELRAAASALKRLGDGPRAHSLLLSAHNQRLQSKIQTTRPSSTGHSVAYTASLAKQVFSVIANALSDSMEVFGNEPSYASELVTWATKQAMEFTLLVKRHALGSCAAAGGLRAAAECVQIALGYTSLLEARGLSLSAVLLKQFRPCVEQALDSNLRRIEESTSALAAADDWALIYPPTGIRTFARASAGNLALQPKLSSSAHRFNSMVQDFFEDVGPLLSLQLGGSTMDGLLKIFSTYVDLLVSALPGSMDDEANLEGLGNKIIRMAETEEQQLALLANASLLAEELLPRAAMKLSSVNQASMGSMRIRGPDKQNRAEQREWKRKLQHMVDKLRDSFCRQHALDLIFTEEGDTHLSAEMYINMDNNAEETEWVPSLIFQELYTKLNRMASIAAEMFVGRERFATLLMMRLTETVILWLSDDQSFWEEIEEGPRALGPLGLQQFYLDMQFVILFGQGRFLSRHVHTVILNIIDRAMAAFSATGLDPDSALPSDDWFIEIAQDNISRISGKARAGNSEREVHSPTASVSAQSVSSARSHGSS